The window CGTCCCGGCCTGGGCATTACGCTCGACGAAGAGCGGCTACAGTATTTCCGGCGCGACCGCAAACAGGGCGCGACAGTGACAGCAGTGAGGCCGGCCAAGCTGGCCGGATAGAACAATAACCCCATCGGCAATCAATAAATCCAAAAGGAGACGCAACATGGCAGCCAAGATTTTCAGCACCCGCGAAGTACAAGATTTCCTGCGCCTGGCCAGTGGCCTGGACACCGAAGGCGGCAACCCGCGCACCAAGCAGATCGTCCACCGCATCCTGTCCGACCTGTTCAAGACCATCGAAGACCTGGAAATCACTTCCGACGAATACTGGGCCGGCGTGGCCTACATCAACCGCCTGGGCACGGCCCACGAAGCCGGCCTGCTCTCACCGGGCCTGGGCCTGGACCGCTTCCTGGACATGCGCATGGATGCCGAAGACGCCGCCCTGGGCATCGCCGGCGGCACCCCGCGCACCATCGAAGGTCCGCTGTACGTGGCCGGCGCGCCGGTAGAACAGGGCTTCGCCCGCCTGGACGATGGCAGCGACAAGTCCGGCCAGACCATCATCATGCACGGCACCGTCTACGGCGCCGATGGCAAGCCCATGCCGGGCGCCCAGGTCGAGGTCTGGCACGCCAACACCAAGGGCTTTTATTCGCACTTCGACCCGACCGGTGAACAGAAGCCCTTCAACATGCGCCGCACCATCATCACCGATGCCCAGGGCCGCTACAAATTCCGCAGCATCATGCCGACCGCCTACGGCTGCCCGCCGGCCGGCCCCACCCAGGGCTTGCTCAATGCCCTGGGCCGCCACGGCAACCGTCCGGCGCACATCCACTTCTTCGTCACTGCCGAAGGCCATCGCAAGCTGACCACCCAGATCAACATCGAAGGCGATCCGCTGATCTACGACGACTTCGCCTACGCCACCCGCGAAGGCCTGGTGCCGCCGCTGGTGGAGCGCACCGACGCCGCCAGCATCAAGGCCGAAGGACTGGAGGGGCCGTTCGCCGAGATCGTCTTCGACATCAAGCTGACTTCGTTGGTCAACGGCGCCGACAACCAGATCGTCGACCGTCCGCGCCTGGCAGCCTGACGCTACCCCACCTGCCCCCGCCGTGCGCTGCGCCGCGATGCCTGTCATCGCGCGGGGGCGGCTTGCACCCTGGAGAGACCGCACCATGAACACCACCGCCGCCGCCGATCGGTATGACGAGCTCGACACCCTGCTGCAGAGCGCCCTGCAGGAAGACAAGGACAATGGCGTCTTCCGCTGCCGTCGCGACATCTTCACCAACCCCGACCTGTTCGAACTGGAGATGAAGCACCTGTTCGAATCGAACTGGGTCTACCTGGCCCATGAAAGCCAGATCCCCGAGATCAACGATTACTACACCACCTGGATCGGCCGCCAGCCGGTGGTCATCACCCGCGACAAGAGCGGCCAGCTCAACGCCGTCATCAACGCCTGCGCCCACAAGGGGGCCATGCTGTGCCGGCGCAAGCACGGCAACAAGAGCAGCTTCACCTGTCCCTTCCACGGCTGGACCTTTTCCAACAGCGGCAAGCTGCTCAAGGTCAAGGATGAGAAGACCACCGAGTATCCGGTCTCCTTCAACAAGAATGGCTCCCACGACCTGACCCGTGTGGCGCGTTTCCAGAGCTATCGCGGCTTCCTCTTCGGCAGCCTCTCCGAGGACGTGCTGCCGCTGGAAGAGTACCTGGGCGAGACCCGTGTGATCATCGACCAGATCGTCGACCAGGCCCCCAATGGCCTGGAAGTCCTGCGCGGCAACTCCAGCTACCTCTACGACGGCAACTGGAAGATGCAGATGGAAAACGGCTGCGATGGCTACCACGTCAGCTCGGTCCACTGGAACTATGCCGCTACCATGAGCCGCCGCAAGGAAGGCGGCACCAAGGCCACCGACGCCAACAACTGGAGCAAGGCGGTGGCCGGGGTGTATGGCTTCGAGAATGGCCACATCCTGCTGTGGACCAATACCCTGAACCCCGAAGTGCGCCCGATCTGGAACCAGCGCGAAGAATTGGCGGCCCGCGTGGGCCAGGCGCGCGCCGATACCATCGTGGCCCAGACCCGCAACCTGTGCCTGTATCCCAACGTGTTCCTGATGGACCAGTTCGGCACGCAGATCCGCGTGGCCCGTCCCATCAGCGTGGACAAGACCGAGATCAGCATCTTCTGCTTCGCTCCCAAGGGCGAGAGCGAGGAAGACCGCCGCGTGCGCATCCGCCAGTACGAGGACTTCTTCAACGTCTCCGGCATGGGCACGGCGGACGACCTGGAAGAATTCCGCGCCTGCCAGGCTGGCTATGCCGGTTCGGCCGTGCGCTGGAATGACATGAGCCGCGGCGCGCCGCTGTGGAAGGAAGGTCCGGACGAGAACGCCCGCAAGATGGGCATGCACCCCAAGTTGAGCGGTGAGCGCAGCGAAGACGAAGGCCTGTTCGTCTGCCAGCACCACTACTGGACCGAACAGATGCGCAAGGCTGTGAAGAAGGAACGCGCCGCTGCACAGCAGGGATCACAACAAGGAGCACAAGCATGAGCCAGTCCACCTCACTCAATGCCATCTGCGCCTTCCTCTACCGTGAAGCCCGCTACCTGGACGAGCGCCAGTGGGAGCAATGGCTGGAGCTGTACGCGCCCGACGTCGAATACTGGATGCCGGCCTGGGACGATGACGACCAGATCACCGAAGACCCCCAGCGCGAGATCTCGCTGATGTACTACGCCAACCGCGATGGCCTGGAAGACCGCGTCTTCCGCATCAAGACCGAGCGTTCCAGCGCCTCCATGCCGGAGCCGCGCACCAGCCACATGATCGCCAATGTCGAGGTCCTGGACGAGCAGGGCGACGTCGTGGAGGTGCGCTACAACTTCCACACCCTGTCGCACCGCTACAAGATCACCGACCAGTTCTTCGGCACCGTGCTGGCCACGTTGCGCAAGGTCGAGGGCGGCTTCGTCATCGCCCGCAAGAAGATCGTGCTGAAGAATGACTATATCCGCCAGGTCATCGACGTCTATCACGTCTGACCGGCAGCAGGAGACAGAAGATGAGCAGCTATCGCATCGCCTTGAATTTCGAGGATGGGGTGACCCGCATCATTGATTGCGGCGCCAAGGAAAAAGTCCTGGATGCGGCCTTCCGCAATCGCATCAACCTGCCCATGGATTGTTCCGACGGCGTCTGCGGCACCTGCAAGTGCCGCGCCGAGAGCGGCCTCTACGACCTGGGCGATGACTACATCGACGATGCGCTCAGCAGCGACGAAGCCGGTGCAGGCATGGTGCTGACCTGCCAGATGGTGCCGCAGTCCGACTGCGTCATCGCCGTGCCGGTCGCCTCGACCGCCTGCAAGACTGGCACCGCCAGTTTCACCGGCAAGGTGGCCGGACTCAGCGACCTGGGGGGCGCGGCCTTTGAACTGGTGCTGGAGGCGCCGGCCAATGCACCGGCCTTCCTGCCCGGACAGTACGTCAACATCGGCGTGCCGGGCAGTGGCCAGCACCGTTCCTATTCGTTCAGCTCGCCCTCGGGCGCGAGCCGCATGAGTTTCCTCATCAAGAACGTCCCCGGCGGCTTGATGAGCAACTGGCTGGCCGGCGCCAGCGAGGGGGCTACGCTGGAGCTGACCGGGCCGCTGGGCAGCTTCTACCTGCGACCGGTCAAGCGTCCGGTGCTGATGCTGGCCGGCGGTACCGGGCTGGCGCCTTTCCTGTCGATGCTGGAGGAACTGGCGCAGCAAGGACTGGATCAGCCGGTCCACCTGATCTATGGCGTCACCCGCGACCAGGACCTGGTGCTGGTGGAGCGTCTGCAAGCGCTGGCGGATCGTCTGCCCGGCTTCAGCTTCACCACCTGCGTGGCCGATCCCGCCACCACCCATGCACGCCAGGGCTATGTGACCCAGCACATGCCCGCTGCGGTGCTGCACGATGGCAATGTGGACGTCTACCTGTGCGGCCCGCCGCCGATGGTGGAGGCGGTGCAGAAGCACTTCCAGGCCACGGGCATGCAGCCGGCCAGCTTCTATTACGAGAAGTTCGCCTCCAGCCAGCCGGCGGTGGCCTCAGCGTCGGCAGCGGCGGCAGCGGCGGCTGCAGTATGAGCGCCGCCTCCATGAAAAGCCGCTTCGCCGGCAAGGTCGTCGTGGTCACCGGCGCCGCCCAGGGCATTCTGCGCGGCGTGGCGCTGGGCATTGCCGAAGAGGGCGGCCAGGTGCTGCTGGTGGACCGCGCCGAGTTCGTCCATGACGTGGCCGCGGAGGCCGCCGGTGGACGCGGCAAGGGCCTGGTCGCCGACCTGGAAAGCTATGCCGGCGCGCAGGCGGCCATGGACGAGGCGGTGCAGCGGTATGGCCGCATCGATATCCTCATCAATGGGGTGGGCGGGGCCATCCGCATGCGTCCCTATGCCCAATACACGCCGACCCAGATCGACGCCGAGATCCGCCGCTCGCTCATGCCCACGCTCTATGGCTGCCACGCGGTACTGCCGCAGTTGTTGCAGCAGGGCCGGGGCGTGATCGTCAATGTGTCGTCCAACGCTACGCGCGGGATTCGCCGCGTGCCGTATTCGGCGGCCAAGGGCGGCGTCAATGCCCTGACCGCAGCGCTGGCCATGGAGTACGGCGAACTCGGCATTCGCGTGGTGGCGACCGCGCCCGGCGGTACCCAGGCCCCGCCGCGCCGGGTGCCACGCAATCCGGAGGGGGACAGCCAGCAGGAACAGATGTGGATGCAAGAAGCCGTGCAACAGGTCACCGGTTCCAATTACTTCAAGCGCTATTCCACGCTGGAAGAGCAGATCGCACCCATCCTCTTTCTCGCCTCCGACGACGCCAGCTACATCACCGGTGCAGTGCTGCCGGTGGCGGGCGGCGACAACGGTTGAACCTTGTCAATTTTCTTTTCACCAGCTACGGAGCCGCCATGTCAGACCGCCAGGCCATCATTCCCAAAGGAATGGAAGACGTCTACGAAAAGATCGGATACGCCCCCGCCGTGCGGGTGGGGCAGGTCCTGTATGTCTCCGGCCAGATCGGCCGGGGGCCGGACATGCAGCTGGTCGAACCGCGCGAAGCCCAGATCGTGCAAGCCTTCGAGAATCTCAAGCTGGTGCTGGCAACGGCCGGCGGCACGCTGGACGACATCGTCGATCTGACCACCTTCCACACCGA is drawn from Herbaspirillum seropedicae and contains these coding sequences:
- the catA gene encoding catechol 1,2-dioxygenase; its protein translation is MAAKIFSTREVQDFLRLASGLDTEGGNPRTKQIVHRILSDLFKTIEDLEITSDEYWAGVAYINRLGTAHEAGLLSPGLGLDRFLDMRMDAEDAALGIAGGTPRTIEGPLYVAGAPVEQGFARLDDGSDKSGQTIIMHGTVYGADGKPMPGAQVEVWHANTKGFYSHFDPTGEQKPFNMRRTIITDAQGRYKFRSIMPTAYGCPPAGPTQGLLNALGRHGNRPAHIHFFVTAEGHRKLTTQINIEGDPLIYDDFAYATREGLVPPLVERTDAASIKAEGLEGPFAEIVFDIKLTSLVNGADNQIVDRPRLAA
- the benB gene encoding benzoate 1,2-dioxygenase small subunit, encoding MSQSTSLNAICAFLYREARYLDERQWEQWLELYAPDVEYWMPAWDDDDQITEDPQREISLMYYANRDGLEDRVFRIKTERSSASMPEPRTSHMIANVEVLDEQGDVVEVRYNFHTLSHRYKITDQFFGTVLATLRKVEGGFVIARKKIVLKNDYIRQVIDVYHV
- a CDS encoding RidA family protein, whose translation is MSDRQAIIPKGMEDVYEKIGYAPAVRVGQVLYVSGQIGRGPDMQLVEPREAQIVQAFENLKLVLATAGGTLDDIVDLTTFHTDMRDLPLFIKVRNRYLSHYPLPAWTAIGAHMLGGAPGYVIEIKAVAHLRPAGGGAS
- the benC gene encoding benzoate 1,2-dioxygenase electron transfer component BenC; the encoded protein is MSSYRIALNFEDGVTRIIDCGAKEKVLDAAFRNRINLPMDCSDGVCGTCKCRAESGLYDLGDDYIDDALSSDEAGAGMVLTCQMVPQSDCVIAVPVASTACKTGTASFTGKVAGLSDLGGAAFELVLEAPANAPAFLPGQYVNIGVPGSGQHRSYSFSSPSGASRMSFLIKNVPGGLMSNWLAGASEGATLELTGPLGSFYLRPVKRPVLMLAGGTGLAPFLSMLEELAQQGLDQPVHLIYGVTRDQDLVLVERLQALADRLPGFSFTTCVADPATTHARQGYVTQHMPAAVLHDGNVDVYLCGPPPMVEAVQKHFQATGMQPASFYYEKFASSQPAVASASAAAAAAAAV
- a CDS encoding Rieske 2Fe-2S domain-containing protein, which produces MNTTAAADRYDELDTLLQSALQEDKDNGVFRCRRDIFTNPDLFELEMKHLFESNWVYLAHESQIPEINDYYTTWIGRQPVVITRDKSGQLNAVINACAHKGAMLCRRKHGNKSSFTCPFHGWTFSNSGKLLKVKDEKTTEYPVSFNKNGSHDLTRVARFQSYRGFLFGSLSEDVLPLEEYLGETRVIIDQIVDQAPNGLEVLRGNSSYLYDGNWKMQMENGCDGYHVSSVHWNYAATMSRRKEGGTKATDANNWSKAVAGVYGFENGHILLWTNTLNPEVRPIWNQREELAARVGQARADTIVAQTRNLCLYPNVFLMDQFGTQIRVARPISVDKTEISIFCFAPKGESEEDRRVRIRQYEDFFNVSGMGTADDLEEFRACQAGYAGSAVRWNDMSRGAPLWKEGPDENARKMGMHPKLSGERSEDEGLFVCQHHYWTEQMRKAVKKERAAAQQGSQQGAQA
- the benD gene encoding benzoate diol dehydrogenase BenD, with amino-acid sequence MKSRFAGKVVVVTGAAQGILRGVALGIAEEGGQVLLVDRAEFVHDVAAEAAGGRGKGLVADLESYAGAQAAMDEAVQRYGRIDILINGVGGAIRMRPYAQYTPTQIDAEIRRSLMPTLYGCHAVLPQLLQQGRGVIVNVSSNATRGIRRVPYSAAKGGVNALTAALAMEYGELGIRVVATAPGGTQAPPRRVPRNPEGDSQQEQMWMQEAVQQVTGSNYFKRYSTLEEQIAPILFLASDDASYITGAVLPVAGGDNG